The following coding sequences are from one Streptomyces sp. V3I7 window:
- a CDS encoding DUF1330 domain-containing protein: MAEIPGPGKVYALNLFDVADRAEYLAYSRRSVKEVTAHGGRVVALGKFRESVTGDITPRRVLILVEWDSPEAFASYRDDPELATLHPHRENGTSAYVWHLFDRLDDLRPLLKD; the protein is encoded by the coding sequence ATGGCTGAAATTCCCGGTCCGGGAAAAGTCTACGCTCTGAATCTGTTCGACGTCGCAGACCGTGCGGAATACCTGGCGTATTCGCGCAGATCGGTCAAGGAAGTCACCGCCCACGGCGGCCGCGTGGTGGCTCTCGGAAAGTTCCGGGAGAGCGTCACCGGGGACATCACCCCGCGGCGCGTGCTCATTCTGGTGGAGTGGGACTCACCGGAGGCCTTCGCGAGCTACCGCGACGACCCGGAGCTGGCCACGCTCCACCCGCACCGCGAGAACGGAACGTCGGCCTACGTGTGGCACCTCTTCGACCGACTCGACGACCTCCGACCGCTGTTGAAGGACTGA
- a CDS encoding NUDIX domain-containing protein, protein MATPEFIKTLRASAGHQLLWLPGVTVIVFDDEGRVLLNRRTDTGKWAVLGGIPEPGEQPAACAVREVFEETAVHCVTERVVLVQALEPVTYGNGDVCQYMDITFRCRAVGGEAKVNDDESLDVGWFPVDALPDLDEFGTFRIKQAMSESPTWFEPMRLG, encoded by the coding sequence ATGGCTACTCCTGAATTCATCAAGACGCTCCGCGCCTCGGCGGGCCACCAGTTGCTCTGGCTCCCCGGGGTCACCGTGATCGTCTTCGACGACGAGGGCAGGGTGCTGCTGAACCGGCGCACCGACACCGGCAAGTGGGCGGTGCTCGGCGGCATCCCGGAGCCGGGCGAGCAGCCCGCGGCCTGCGCCGTACGGGAGGTCTTCGAGGAGACGGCGGTCCACTGCGTCACCGAGCGGGTCGTGCTGGTGCAGGCCCTGGAGCCGGTCACGTACGGCAACGGCGACGTCTGCCAGTACATGGACATCACCTTCCGCTGCCGGGCCGTGGGCGGCGAGGCGAAGGTCAACGACGACGAGTCGCTGGACGTGGGCTGGTTCCCGGTGGACGCGCTGCCCGACCTGGACGAGTTCGGGACCTTCCGGATCAAGCAGGCCATGTCCGAGTCACCCACATGGTTCGAACCTATGAGGCTTGGCTGA
- a CDS encoding glutamate racemase codes for MKIALMDSGIGLLPAAAAARRMRPDADLILSWDPDGMPWGPRTPEDITERALAVAEAAAAYRPDVLIVACNTASVHSLPQLRARFEPGLPIIGTVPAIKPAAAGGGPVAIWATPATTGSPYQRGLIEEFAAGVEVAEVPCPGLADAVHHADEAAIEAAVCAAAARTPEDITTLVLGCTNYELVGERIRTAVRQPGGEPLRLHGTAGAVVSQALRRIGAQPTPDAPAEGSLTVLLSGRASVLPPTALSYAEGRFLQTVGATR; via the coding sequence GTGAAGATCGCGCTCATGGACTCCGGAATCGGCCTGCTCCCCGCCGCCGCAGCGGCCCGTCGTATGCGGCCCGACGCGGATCTGATCCTCTCCTGGGACCCCGACGGGATGCCGTGGGGACCGCGCACCCCGGAGGACATCACCGAGCGCGCCCTGGCCGTCGCCGAGGCCGCCGCGGCATACCGCCCCGACGTACTGATCGTCGCCTGCAACACCGCCTCCGTGCACTCCCTGCCCCAGCTGCGGGCCCGCTTCGAGCCCGGCCTGCCGATCATCGGCACCGTCCCGGCGATCAAGCCGGCCGCGGCGGGCGGCGGCCCGGTCGCGATCTGGGCGACCCCCGCCACCACCGGCAGCCCCTACCAGCGCGGACTCATCGAGGAGTTCGCCGCGGGCGTCGAGGTCGCCGAGGTGCCCTGCCCCGGACTCGCCGACGCCGTGCACCATGCCGACGAAGCGGCGATCGAGGCCGCCGTCTGTGCCGCCGCCGCACGCACACCCGAGGACATCACCACCCTCGTCCTCGGCTGCACCAACTACGAACTGGTCGGCGAGCGCATCCGCACGGCGGTGCGGCAGCCCGGTGGCGAGCCCCTGCGGCTGCACGGCACCGCCGGCGCGGTCGTCTCCCAGGCGCTGCGCCGGATCGGCGCGCAGCCCACCCCCGACGCGCCGGCCGAGGGCTCGCTCACGGTGCTGCTCAGCGGGCGCGCGTCGGTGCTGCCCCCGACCGCGCTGAGCTACGCCGAAGGCCGCTTCCTCCAGACCGTCGGCGCTACGCGCTGA
- a CDS encoding 3-hydroxybutyrate dehydrogenase — translation MTTSSSAGPVPGAQPLASPPHALALDLGGRTALVTGAASGIGRACALRLAAAGGAVRAVDRDAEGLRTLAEQARDLAGTVEPMVLDLTDLDAAERAAAGTDILVNNAGLQLVRPIAEFPPDVFHTVLTVMLEAPFRLIRGALPHMYAQGWGRIVNVSSVHGLRASAFKSAYVAAKHGLEGLSKTAALEGAPHGVTSNCVNPGYVRTPLVEKQIADQAQAHGIPAERVLSEVLLKDSAVKRLIEPEEVAENVAYLCSPQASFITGTSVVLDGGWTAH, via the coding sequence ATGACCACGTCCAGCTCGGCCGGCCCGGTGCCCGGCGCACAGCCCCTCGCCTCCCCTCCGCACGCCCTCGCGCTCGACCTCGGCGGTCGTACCGCCCTCGTCACCGGGGCCGCCAGTGGCATAGGCCGGGCCTGTGCGCTGCGGCTCGCGGCGGCGGGGGGCGCGGTGAGAGCCGTCGACCGGGACGCGGAGGGGCTCCGGACGCTGGCCGAGCAGGCGCGCGACCTCGCGGGCACGGTCGAACCGATGGTCCTGGACCTCACCGACCTGGACGCCGCCGAACGCGCGGCCGCGGGCACCGACATCCTGGTCAACAACGCCGGACTCCAACTGGTACGTCCCATCGCGGAGTTCCCGCCCGACGTCTTCCACACCGTCCTGACCGTGATGCTGGAAGCGCCCTTCCGGCTCATCCGCGGAGCCCTGCCCCACATGTACGCGCAAGGCTGGGGCCGCATCGTCAATGTGTCCTCCGTCCATGGTCTGCGCGCCTCTGCCTTCAAGTCCGCCTATGTGGCCGCCAAACACGGCTTGGAGGGACTGTCCAAGACCGCCGCCCTTGAGGGCGCACCCCATGGCGTCACCTCGAACTGTGTGAACCCGGGCTATGTGCGCACCCCACTGGTCGAGAAGCAGATCGCCGACCAGGCACAGGCCCACGGCATCCCGGCGGAGCGTGTGCTGTCCGAGGTGCTGCTGAAGGACAGCGCCGTGAAGCGGCTCATCGAGCCCGAGGAGGTCGCGGAGAACGTGGCCTATCTGTGCAGCCCGCAGGCGTCCTTCATCACCGGGACCTCCGTCGTGCTGGACGGGGGCTGGACGGCTCACTGA
- a CDS encoding GAF domain-containing protein, which translates to MSRDHVQSAEHPVAVAGVPISAFAPPPEGAEAPFLELLARGAPAEAYEQPVLLARAEGRGAGRIAALEGAKQLALRVRAELEGRRRREAELSALFETAHDLSGLRDLDAVLQAIVQRARSLLGTDVAYLSLNDPERGDTYMRVTEGSVAARFQQLRLGMGEGLGGLVAQTARPYVTDDYFKDDRFQHTLTIDTGVRDEGLVAILGVPLMLGPHVIGVLYAADRRARVFEREQIALLGSFAALAASAIDTANLLTETRSALAGLEQANEIIRDRSAVIERASDVHDRLAELVLRGGGVHDVADAVAEVLDGTVEFTETGSPPPRALEASRAEGHAVRDGDDWIAAVAAGGELLGALLLRGHPGLDPVDQRTLERAAMVTSLLLLARRSAAEAEQRVRGELLDDLLDARDRDPRLLRERAARLHADLDAIHVVLAARLDTPAADAEQEAAARRRLWAAASHLAATRHGLAAARDGGTVLLLPLDPGDTATDLARRTARQLGTAVHEPVTVGASAPVTDLLGHADTLSAAHTEGRRCLDALRLLGRGGDGAAAEDFGFLGLLLAGERDVTGFVDRTIGPVVAYDERRGTELLRTLDAYFACGMSPARTKDELHVHVNTVAQRLDRVGRLLGDDWQIPARALEIQLALRLHALAIPGRQ; encoded by the coding sequence ATGTCTCGCGATCACGTGCAGTCCGCGGAGCACCCCGTCGCCGTCGCCGGGGTGCCGATCAGCGCCTTCGCCCCGCCCCCCGAGGGCGCGGAGGCGCCGTTCCTCGAGTTGCTCGCCCGCGGCGCTCCGGCAGAGGCGTACGAGCAGCCGGTCCTGCTCGCCCGGGCCGAGGGCCGCGGCGCCGGCCGGATCGCCGCGCTCGAAGGCGCCAAGCAGCTCGCGCTGCGCGTCCGCGCGGAACTGGAGGGACGGCGGCGGCGCGAGGCGGAGCTGTCCGCCCTCTTCGAGACGGCGCACGACCTGTCCGGCCTGCGCGACCTGGACGCCGTCCTCCAGGCGATCGTGCAGCGCGCCCGCTCGCTGCTCGGCACCGACGTCGCCTACCTCAGCCTCAACGACCCGGAGCGCGGCGACACTTACATGCGGGTGACCGAGGGATCCGTCGCGGCCCGCTTCCAGCAGCTGCGCCTGGGCATGGGGGAGGGGCTCGGCGGACTCGTCGCGCAGACGGCCCGCCCCTACGTCACCGACGACTACTTCAAGGACGACCGCTTCCAGCACACCCTCACCATCGACACGGGCGTACGGGACGAGGGGCTCGTCGCCATCCTCGGGGTGCCCCTGATGCTCGGTCCGCACGTCATCGGCGTCCTGTACGCGGCGGACCGCCGCGCGCGGGTCTTCGAACGCGAACAGATCGCGCTCCTCGGCTCCTTCGCGGCCCTTGCCGCGTCCGCGATCGACACCGCGAACCTCCTCACCGAGACCCGCTCCGCCCTGGCCGGCCTTGAGCAGGCCAACGAGATCATCCGGGACCGCAGCGCGGTCATCGAACGCGCCTCGGACGTCCACGACCGGCTCGCCGAACTCGTCCTGCGCGGCGGCGGGGTCCACGACGTGGCCGACGCGGTCGCCGAAGTCCTGGACGGAACGGTGGAGTTCACCGAGACCGGCAGCCCACCGCCCCGGGCGCTGGAGGCGTCGCGGGCCGAAGGCCACGCCGTGCGCGACGGTGACGACTGGATCGCCGCGGTGGCCGCCGGCGGCGAACTCCTCGGCGCGCTGTTGCTGCGCGGCCATCCGGGACTCGACCCCGTCGACCAACGGACCCTGGAGCGGGCCGCGATGGTCACCTCGCTGCTCCTGCTCGCCCGCCGCTCGGCCGCCGAGGCCGAGCAACGCGTCCGGGGCGAGCTGCTCGACGACCTGCTCGACGCCCGCGACCGCGACCCGCGCCTGCTGCGTGAGCGTGCCGCCCGCCTGCACGCCGACCTCGACGCCATCCACGTCGTCCTGGCCGCCCGCCTCGACACCCCCGCGGCCGACGCCGAACAGGAGGCCGCGGCCCGCCGCAGACTGTGGGCCGCCGCCTCCCACCTCGCCGCGACCCGGCACGGTCTGGCGGCCGCCCGCGACGGAGGCACCGTCCTGCTGCTGCCCCTCGACCCCGGCGACACCGCGACGGACCTGGCCCGCCGCACCGCACGCCAGCTGGGTACCGCCGTCCACGAACCGGTCACCGTCGGAGCCTCCGCCCCCGTCACCGACCTCCTCGGCCACGCCGACACCCTGTCCGCCGCCCACACCGAGGGCCGTCGCTGCCTCGACGCGCTGCGCCTCCTCGGCCGCGGCGGCGACGGCGCGGCCGCCGAGGACTTCGGCTTCCTCGGGCTTCTCCTCGCCGGCGAGCGCGACGTCACCGGCTTCGTCGACCGCACCATCGGTCCCGTGGTGGCGTACGACGAGCGGCGCGGCACGGAGTTGCTGCGCACGCTGGACGCCTACTTCGCCTGCGGCATGAGTCCGGCCCGCACGAAGGACGAACTGCACGTCCACGTCAACACGGTGGCCCAGCGCCTGGACCGCGTCGGCCGGCTCCTCGGCGACGACTGGCAGATCCCCGCTCGCGCGCTGGAGATCCAACTGGCGCTGCGACTCCACGCGTTGGCGATACCCGGACGGCAGTGA
- a CDS encoding MFS transporter: MTTDNRSAPEATGSGGRRSARAFWTVAAGVGVVLAANSTPTPLYVNYQERWGFSATTLTAVFAMYAAGVLVALLLVGGLSDRVGRRPVLLGSLCLLIASYALFLAADSVAWLYVARAVHGLATGVFTGAASAALVDLHPRGDHRTAGLVNSAAMPSGLAVGAAVSGALAQWGPSPLHTPFLVLAGLSLALLVAIALWVPETVPLAPGRWSRVLRLQPLRVPAKTRREFLIAGTGVAVAWAVGGVYLSLGGSLVKELLHSYNPFIAGLVIVSMQGVAGLAQLTWTLRWGAVSDGITSAIGCVALLLGMLAVSGALLAGSTALFFTGSALTGIGFGLAFMGSSRRITQVAPVERRGETLAAFFVVAYLAFSIPAILAGFLSTRVGLTHTFYAFATLTALLAAFTAVRSARLAASPRPAGAAARGGSKPRAEV; encoded by the coding sequence ATGACCACGGACAACCGATCGGCCCCGGAGGCCACGGGCAGCGGCGGGCGACGGTCCGCCCGGGCTTTCTGGACGGTGGCCGCCGGGGTCGGCGTGGTGCTGGCGGCCAACAGCACCCCGACCCCGCTGTATGTGAACTACCAGGAGCGCTGGGGCTTCTCCGCGACCACGCTCACCGCCGTCTTCGCCATGTACGCCGCCGGTGTCCTGGTGGCCCTGCTGCTCGTGGGCGGCCTGTCGGACCGGGTCGGCCGCCGCCCCGTCCTGCTGGGCAGTCTCTGCTTATTGATAGCGAGTTACGCCCTGTTCCTCGCCGCCGACTCCGTCGCCTGGCTCTACGTCGCCCGGGCCGTGCACGGCCTCGCGACCGGTGTGTTCACCGGCGCCGCCAGCGCGGCCCTGGTCGATCTGCACCCCCGCGGCGACCACCGGACCGCGGGACTCGTGAACAGCGCCGCCATGCCGAGCGGACTCGCCGTCGGCGCCGCGGTCAGCGGGGCACTCGCACAGTGGGGCCCCTCCCCTCTGCACACCCCCTTCCTCGTGCTCGCCGGCCTCTCGCTCGCCCTGCTCGTCGCCATCGCCCTGTGGGTTCCCGAGACCGTCCCGCTCGCCCCCGGACGGTGGTCACGCGTGCTGCGCCTCCAGCCGCTCCGGGTCCCGGCCAAGACGCGCCGTGAGTTCCTCATCGCCGGCACGGGCGTCGCCGTCGCCTGGGCCGTGGGCGGTGTGTATCTGAGTCTGGGCGGCAGTCTGGTCAAGGAACTGCTCCACAGCTACAACCCCTTCATCGCGGGCCTGGTGATCGTCAGCATGCAAGGCGTCGCCGGACTGGCCCAGTTGACGTGGACCCTGCGCTGGGGCGCCGTCTCGGACGGGATCACCTCGGCCATCGGCTGCGTCGCCCTGCTGCTCGGCATGCTGGCCGTCTCCGGAGCCCTGCTGGCGGGCAGCACCGCACTGTTCTTCACCGGTTCCGCGCTGACCGGCATCGGATTCGGACTCGCCTTCATGGGCAGCAGCCGCCGCATCACCCAGGTCGCCCCAGTCGAACGCCGGGGCGAGACCCTCGCCGCCTTCTTCGTCGTCGCCTACCTCGCCTTCTCCATCCCCGCGATCCTGGCCGGCTTCCTCTCCACCCGTGTCGGCCTGACGCACACGTTCTACGCCTTCGCCACCCTCACCGCCCTGCTCGCCGCCTTCACCGCGGTCCGCTCGGCGCGCCTTGCCGCATCACCTCGTCCCGCCGGTGCGGCCGCACGGGGAGGGTCGAAGCCGAGGGCGGAGGTGTGA
- the lnt gene encoding apolipoprotein N-acyltransferase codes for MTVTATSVDQPDQLETPRATTARGWLVRLVPAAVAALCGVLLYVSFPPRPLWWLALPAFAGLAWVLCGRGLKAALGLGYLFGLGFLLPLLVWTGVEVGPGPWLALVAIEAVFIALVGMGVAAVSKLPAWPLWAAALWTAGEAVRARVPFHGFPWGKIAFGQADGVFLPLAALGGTPVLGFAVVLCGFGLYEAARLVVEGRRTRAVRKGAAAAALLSVAVPVVAAVAVRPLVSDKAEDGTATVAVIQGNVPRAGLEFNAQRRAVLDHHARETGKLAADVRAGKLPKPDFVLWPENSSDIDPYANADAALVIGDAARTVGVPVSVGGVVARDGKLLNEQILWDPDKGPTQTYDKRQIQPFGEYLPLRPVIGAINKDWTGMVRQDFSRGTEPGVFDIRGTKVGLATCYEAAFDWAVRDTVTDGAQMISVPSNNATFDRSEMTYQQLAMSRIRAVEHSRTVTVPVTSGVSAIILPDGRITQKTGMFVPAHLVQKVPLRSSLTPATRLGILPEMALVLVAAGGLGWAIGAGMRGRRAGDA; via the coding sequence GTGACCGTCACCGCAACTTCCGTGGACCAGCCGGACCAGCTCGAAACGCCGCGCGCGACCACCGCGCGCGGGTGGCTCGTGCGCCTGGTCCCGGCCGCTGTCGCCGCGCTCTGCGGAGTGCTGCTCTACGTCAGCTTCCCGCCCCGCCCTCTGTGGTGGCTGGCCCTGCCCGCCTTCGCCGGTCTGGCCTGGGTGCTGTGCGGTCGCGGACTCAAGGCGGCCCTGGGCCTCGGCTACCTCTTCGGCCTCGGCTTCCTGCTGCCGCTGCTGGTTTGGACCGGCGTCGAGGTCGGCCCCGGACCCTGGCTCGCGCTGGTCGCCATCGAGGCGGTCTTCATCGCCCTCGTCGGCATGGGAGTCGCGGCGGTGTCCAAGCTGCCGGCCTGGCCGCTGTGGGCGGCCGCGCTGTGGACGGCCGGCGAGGCGGTCCGCGCGCGCGTGCCGTTCCACGGCTTCCCCTGGGGCAAGATCGCGTTCGGTCAGGCGGACGGCGTCTTCCTGCCGCTCGCCGCGCTCGGCGGCACGCCGGTGCTCGGCTTCGCGGTGGTCCTGTGCGGATTCGGTCTGTACGAGGCCGCGCGCCTGGTCGTCGAGGGGCGCCGCACTCGCGCCGTGCGCAAGGGCGCCGCGGCCGCGGCCCTGCTGAGCGTGGCCGTCCCGGTGGTGGCAGCGGTGGCCGTCCGTCCGCTGGTCAGCGACAAGGCCGAGGACGGCACCGCCACCGTCGCGGTCATCCAGGGCAACGTGCCGCGCGCGGGGCTCGAGTTCAACGCCCAGCGGCGTGCCGTGCTCGACCACCACGCGCGCGAGACGGGGAAGCTGGCCGCCGACGTCAGGGCCGGCAAGCTCCCGAAGCCCGACTTCGTCCTGTGGCCGGAGAACTCCTCCGACATCGACCCCTACGCCAACGCGGACGCCGCCCTCGTCATCGGCGACGCGGCCAGGACCGTCGGCGTGCCCGTCTCGGTCGGCGGTGTGGTCGCGCGGGACGGCAAGCTGCTGAACGAGCAGATCCTGTGGGACCCGGACAAGGGGCCCACACAGACGTACGACAAGCGGCAGATCCAGCCCTTCGGCGAGTACCTTCCGCTGCGGCCGGTCATCGGGGCGATCAACAAGGACTGGACCGGCATGGTCCGCCAGGACTTCAGCCGGGGCACCGAGCCGGGCGTCTTCGACATCCGTGGCACCAAGGTCGGGCTCGCGACCTGCTACGAGGCCGCCTTCGACTGGGCCGTGCGCGACACCGTCACCGACGGCGCGCAGATGATCTCCGTGCCGAGCAACAACGCGACCTTCGACCGCAGCGAGATGACCTACCAGCAGCTCGCGATGTCCCGCATCCGCGCCGTCGAGCACAGTCGCACCGTCACCGTCCCGGTGACCAGCGGTGTCAGCGCGATCATCCTTCCCGACGGCCGGATCACCCAGAAGACCGGCATGTTCGTCCCCGCCCATCTGGTCCAGAAGGTCCCGCTGCGCTCGTCGCTGACCCCAGCCACCCGGCTCGGCATCCTGCCCGAGATGGCCCTGGTGCTGGTCGCCGCGGGCGGGCTCGGCTGGGCGATCGGCGCCGGGATGCGCGGCCGACGCGCTGGGGACGCGTAG